A genome region from Thermomonospora amylolytica includes the following:
- a CDS encoding GntR family transcriptional regulator yields MPNRPAYLRIASELREQIRRGDYPPGSRLPTLARLGQMHGVSQIVVRQAVALLRGEGLVETRRGGGTVVRARPPVRRIAMNRYRNPPAPAAPATSFTRDQRISWNEYRLDKTFTRVAADPHLAALFEAPAGTELLRRRFVFYSRGEPQQISVSYLRWTLVGGTPVADPANEPWPGGTPAQLAFLGRPVTRVEESVQARMPTPEEAETLHMTAGVPVLAITRRMLSGDTPHEVCRDIVIPADRAVLDYSIDL; encoded by the coding sequence GTGCCGAACCGCCCCGCCTACCTGCGCATCGCCTCCGAGCTGCGAGAACAGATCCGCCGGGGCGACTATCCGCCCGGTTCCCGGCTGCCCACCCTGGCCCGGCTCGGCCAGATGCACGGCGTCTCCCAGATCGTGGTCCGGCAGGCCGTCGCCCTGCTGCGCGGCGAGGGCCTGGTGGAGACCCGCCGCGGCGGCGGCACCGTCGTCCGCGCCCGCCCCCCGGTCCGCCGCATCGCCATGAACCGCTACCGCAACCCGCCCGCCCCCGCGGCCCCCGCCACCTCGTTCACCCGCGACCAGCGCATCTCCTGGAACGAGTACCGCCTCGACAAGACCTTCACCCGCGTGGCCGCCGACCCCCACCTGGCCGCGCTCTTCGAGGCGCCCGCCGGCACCGAACTGCTCCGCCGCCGCTTCGTGTTCTACTCCCGCGGCGAACCCCAGCAGATCTCCGTCAGCTATCTCCGCTGGACCCTGGTCGGGGGCACCCCCGTGGCCGACCCCGCCAACGAGCCCTGGCCCGGCGGCACCCCCGCCCAGCTCGCCTTCCTGGGCCGTCCCGTCACCCGCGTGGAGGAGTCCGTCCAGGCCCGGATGCCCACCCCCGAGGAGGCCGAGACCCTGCACATGACCGCGGGCGTCCCCGTCCTGGCCATCACCCGCCGCATGCTCTCCGGCGACACCCCCCACGAGGTGTGCCGGGACATCGTCATCCCCGCCGACCGAGCCGTCCTCGACTACTCCATCGACCTGTGA
- a CDS encoding M48 family metallopeptidase, with protein MTSALRALLSVTMLAGFYVVAVLQLAAITGVTIWLAVVTNAFVAVKILGPALAVLYASVGAAMWRALRSRPEPPHGVPVAPQQAPALWSLVERLAGEVGTRMPDEIRIVPEVNAAVMEQSRLLGLIGGRRYMYVGLPLLQTMTVAQLASVLAHELGHYSGRHTRLGGVAYRGRLAIGGTISRLGPYNVAGWVFKAYARLYLLVDNAVSRRQEYEADRASVRVAGREVAADALRGLPALDAAWGFFFARYVEPGWENGYVPDDLFAGFAHLVEARRAELAELRAREPEDTGSRWDTHPPVGARIATIMSLPDVPVTPDRRPAGVLIDLAGAGRAVQSAMLDIGDRTVLPWPEYVNAMMTAIVQKEADAIFRRVARILPGHSGPLTLAHVFDIVSGGPQPLRLIGEQLFPEATRREAAALFAGPLETLIRLAALRSGTAFWRLSWTGPAEFVDRSGAPADYEEIAKLAVSSPQGTAEAARRLESMGIVLKSAAQIATTATADGSDVLAGLANIKIDDVEHDVIVLTKGLVLIPDPGKADQGKKRLHQILGSTTPEALAAEYRFLPYEDITDTEVTREVPTRATITLHDGRTLAVQERWNSEFATKNSRDVFLKVLGELRS; from the coding sequence TTGACCAGTGCGTTGCGCGCCCTGTTGTCGGTCACCATGCTGGCCGGTTTCTACGTGGTGGCGGTGCTGCAGCTCGCCGCGATCACCGGGGTGACGATCTGGCTGGCGGTCGTGACGAACGCGTTCGTCGCCGTCAAGATCCTCGGCCCGGCGCTGGCGGTGCTGTACGCCTCGGTCGGCGCGGCCATGTGGCGGGCGCTGCGGTCCAGGCCCGAACCGCCGCACGGCGTGCCGGTCGCCCCGCAGCAGGCGCCCGCACTGTGGTCGCTGGTGGAGCGGCTGGCCGGCGAGGTCGGCACCCGGATGCCCGACGAGATCCGGATCGTTCCCGAGGTCAACGCGGCCGTCATGGAGCAGTCCAGGCTGCTGGGACTGATCGGCGGCCGCCGGTACATGTACGTCGGCCTGCCGTTGCTGCAGACCATGACGGTCGCCCAGCTGGCGTCCGTGCTGGCGCACGAGCTGGGCCACTACTCCGGCCGGCACACCCGGCTCGGCGGGGTCGCCTACCGGGGCCGGCTGGCGATCGGCGGCACCATCTCCCGGCTGGGCCCGTACAACGTCGCCGGCTGGGTCTTCAAGGCGTACGCCCGGCTGTACCTGCTGGTCGACAACGCGGTGTCGCGCCGTCAGGAGTACGAGGCCGACCGGGCGTCGGTCCGGGTGGCCGGCCGCGAGGTCGCCGCCGACGCCCTCCGCGGACTGCCCGCCCTGGACGCGGCCTGGGGCTTCTTCTTCGCCCGGTACGTCGAGCCCGGCTGGGAGAACGGCTACGTCCCCGACGACCTCTTCGCCGGCTTCGCCCACCTGGTGGAGGCCCGCCGCGCCGAGCTGGCCGAGCTGCGCGCCCGCGAGCCGGAGGACACCGGCTCGCGCTGGGACACCCATCCCCCGGTGGGCGCCCGCATCGCCACCATCATGTCCCTGCCCGACGTCCCGGTGACCCCCGACCGGCGTCCCGCCGGGGTCCTCATCGACCTGGCGGGTGCGGGCCGCGCCGTCCAGTCCGCCATGCTCGACATCGGCGACCGCACGGTCCTGCCCTGGCCCGAGTACGTCAACGCCATGATGACGGCCATCGTGCAGAAGGAGGCCGACGCGATCTTCCGCCGCGTCGCCCGGATCCTGCCGGGCCACTCCGGCCCGCTGACGCTGGCCCACGTCTTCGACATCGTCTCCGGCGGTCCCCAGCCCCTGCGGCTCATCGGCGAGCAGCTCTTCCCCGAGGCCACCCGCCGGGAGGCCGCCGCCCTGTTCGCCGGCCCGCTGGAGACCCTCATCCGCCTGGCCGCCCTGCGTTCCGGCACGGCCTTCTGGCGCCTGTCCTGGACCGGCCCCGCCGAATTCGTGGACCGGAGCGGCGCCCCCGCCGACTACGAGGAGATCGCCAAGCTGGCCGTCTCCTCCCCGCAGGGCACCGCCGAGGCGGCCCGCCGCCTGGAGTCCATGGGCATCGTCCTCAAGTCCGCCGCCCAGATCGCCACCACCGCCACCGCCGACGGCTCCGACGTCCTGGCCGGCCTAGCCAACATCAAGATCGACGACGTCGAGCACGACGTCATCGTCCTCACCAAGGGCCTGGTCCTGATCCCCGATCCGGGCAAGGCCGACCAGGGCAAGAAGCGCCTCCACCAGATCCTGGGCTCCACCACGCCCGAGGCGCTGGCCGCCGAGTACCGCTTCCTCCCCTACGAGGACATCACCGACACCGAGGTCACCAGGGAGGTCCCCACCCGGGCCACCATCACCCTCCACGACGGCCGGACCCTGGCCGTCCAGGAACGCTGGAACAGCGAGTTCGCCACCAAGAACAGCCGCGACGTCTTCCTGAAGGTCCTCGGCGAACTCCGTTCCTGA
- a CDS encoding DUF4034 domain-containing protein, protein MGLFRRRKQAAPALVADPCLYDPAAARLRAAMQARNWPQVRDFLAQVADPDDRAFYVDVCADVPGVQDWIEEWIRAEPHSTLPLLVRGAHGVHWAWEARGAASASQTSEEQFREFFKRLKMAENCLDEVVERDPGDVVAWSYLVTSARGRQVDRDEAERRFRGVVDSCPWHRRTHEQMLQYVCRKWFGSHEEMFAFARDTVAKMPDGSVLGELIAVAHIEMWLDLPSGEDEEYMRRPEVMAEINAAADRSVRHPAYRPRPGWPPVHNTFAMAFCLGGDLGSAAQQFQLLGDRVTDWPWQYLRSDAAGVYQAWRAKVLG, encoded by the coding sequence ATGGGACTGTTCCGGCGCAGGAAGCAGGCCGCGCCCGCACTCGTCGCCGACCCCTGCCTGTACGACCCGGCCGCCGCGCGGCTGCGCGCCGCGATGCAGGCGCGGAACTGGCCGCAGGTCCGCGACTTCCTCGCCCAGGTCGCCGACCCCGACGACCGGGCGTTCTACGTGGACGTCTGCGCCGACGTCCCGGGCGTGCAGGACTGGATCGAGGAGTGGATCAGGGCCGAGCCCCACTCGACCCTGCCGCTGCTGGTCCGCGGTGCGCACGGCGTCCACTGGGCGTGGGAGGCGCGCGGGGCGGCCAGTGCCTCGCAGACCTCCGAGGAGCAGTTCCGGGAGTTCTTCAAGCGCCTGAAGATGGCCGAGAACTGCCTGGACGAGGTGGTGGAACGCGACCCGGGCGACGTGGTGGCCTGGTCGTACCTGGTCACGTCGGCGCGCGGCCGGCAGGTCGACCGTGACGAGGCCGAACGCAGGTTCCGGGGCGTGGTGGACTCCTGCCCGTGGCATCGGCGGACCCACGAGCAGATGCTCCAGTACGTGTGCCGCAAGTGGTTCGGCAGCCACGAGGAGATGTTCGCGTTCGCCCGCGACACCGTGGCGAAGATGCCGGACGGCAGCGTCCTCGGCGAGCTGATCGCGGTGGCGCACATCGAGATGTGGCTGGACCTGCCCTCCGGGGAGGACGAGGAGTACATGCGCAGGCCGGAGGTGATGGCCGAGATCAACGCCGCCGCCGACCGGTCGGTCCGGCATCCCGCCTACCGGCCGCGTCCGGGCTGGCCGCCGGTGCACAACACGTTCGCCATGGCGTTCTGCCTGGGCGGCGACCTCGGGTCGGCGGCCCAGCAGTTCCAGCTCCTCGGCGACCGGGTCACCGACTGGCCATGGCAGTACCTGCGCAGCGACGCGGCAGGCGTCTACCAGGCGTGGCGGGCGAAGGTCCTGGGCTGA
- a CDS encoding lipopolysaccharide biosynthesis protein, whose translation MKTAERARPRAGRNPVQAVISGVRGDMANPLFRNAYALVANGAFTGLLGLAYWTLGALLYDHDPGVVGRNWAVIQAIMFVGGVTMLNFLLIRFLPQTARAAGRLVLACYGIGASAAALLAVGFWLVVPSRAPVYGHLGAVSAGLWFALLAVAWNLFNQQEAVFTGLRRATWVPVVNLAFGAAKMALLVVLAATLHPGDGIVLSWFIPVLVALVPVNAFIFGRLIPRHRVENAGRGERPTRRDIVRYFGGGWLGGVFQYAAISLIPIVVTAHLHDDAVNAYFQMAWALGMMLELLAITLSLSLTVEGAFDPSVLAAATRAALRRTFILMTPTVVLVVAVCPAALELLGHGYAAEGAPLLQLLAVAILPKALIEMYVGVLRVRSRTRVIAAVQGARFLGVLALVPLLFDGRHLATIGWVVLGVNTVVAAAIAPSLRRACTVPARGGA comes from the coding sequence ATGAAGACGGCCGAGCGGGCCCGGCCGCGGGCCGGGCGCAACCCCGTGCAGGCCGTGATCAGCGGGGTGCGCGGCGACATGGCCAACCCGCTGTTCCGCAACGCCTACGCGCTGGTCGCCAACGGGGCGTTCACCGGGCTGCTGGGGCTGGCGTACTGGACGCTGGGCGCGCTGCTGTACGACCACGACCCGGGCGTGGTCGGCCGGAACTGGGCGGTCATCCAGGCGATCATGTTCGTCGGCGGCGTGACCATGCTCAACTTCCTGCTGATCAGGTTCCTGCCGCAGACCGCCCGGGCGGCCGGGCGGCTGGTGCTGGCCTGCTACGGCATCGGCGCGTCGGCCGCCGCGCTGCTGGCGGTGGGGTTCTGGCTGGTGGTGCCGTCGCGGGCGCCGGTGTACGGGCATCTGGGCGCGGTGAGCGCGGGCCTGTGGTTCGCGCTGCTGGCGGTGGCGTGGAACCTGTTCAACCAGCAGGAGGCGGTGTTCACCGGGTTGCGGCGCGCCACCTGGGTGCCGGTGGTCAACCTGGCGTTCGGGGCGGCCAAGATGGCGCTGCTGGTGGTGCTGGCGGCGACGCTGCATCCGGGTGACGGGATCGTGCTGTCCTGGTTCATCCCGGTGCTGGTGGCGCTGGTGCCGGTCAACGCGTTCATCTTCGGCCGGCTGATCCCCCGGCACCGGGTGGAGAACGCCGGGCGCGGGGAGCGCCCCACCCGCCGGGACATCGTCCGCTACTTCGGCGGCGGCTGGCTGGGGGGCGTGTTCCAGTACGCCGCGATCAGCCTGATCCCGATCGTGGTGACCGCCCACCTGCACGACGACGCGGTCAACGCGTACTTCCAGATGGCGTGGGCGCTGGGGATGATGCTGGAACTGCTGGCGATCACCCTGTCGCTGTCGCTCACGGTAGAGGGGGCGTTCGACCCCTCGGTGCTGGCGGCGGCCACCCGGGCGGCGCTGCGGCGCACGTTCATCCTGATGACGCCGACCGTGGTGCTGGTGGTGGCCGTCTGCCCGGCGGCGCTGGAGCTGCTGGGGCACGGGTACGCCGCCGAGGGCGCGCCGCTGCTGCAACTGCTGGCGGTGGCGATCCTGCCCAAGGCGCTGATCGAGATGTACGTCGGGGTGCTGCGGGTCCGCTCCCGGACCAGGGTGATCGCGGCGGTGCAGGGGGCGCGGTTCCTGGGGGTGCTGGCGCTGGTGCCGCTGCTGTTCGACGGGCGCCATCTGGCCACGATCGGATGGGTGGTGCTGGGCGTGAACACCGTGGTGGCCGCGGCGATCGCGCCGTCGCTGCGGCGGGCCTGCACCGTTCCGGCGCGGGGCGGTGCGTGA
- a CDS encoding polysaccharide deacetylase family protein, producing the protein MSAVPVLMYHSVNPRPPAATRRLAVHPDAFAEQMALLADRGFTPVTVSALAAAMRGAGALPARPVAITFDDGYADFHEHALPVLADRGFTATVFVTTGWLADAGEAAAGRPLDRMLAWSQVREAAGEGVEIGGHSHSHPQLDQLPGPALADELIRSKDLLEQRLGRPVATMAYPYGYSSRRVRRAVAAAGYRSACAVANRLPRGENVLALPRLTVRWGMGPEAFARVVHGTALTRTYAVDRALTRGYAVVRRVRYAARRAVR; encoded by the coding sequence GTGAGCGCGGTGCCGGTGCTGATGTACCACTCGGTCAACCCGCGCCCGCCCGCCGCCACCCGGCGGCTGGCGGTGCACCCGGACGCGTTCGCCGAGCAGATGGCGCTGCTGGCGGACCGCGGGTTCACCCCGGTCACGGTGTCGGCGCTGGCGGCCGCGATGCGCGGGGCGGGCGCGCTGCCCGCGCGGCCGGTGGCGATCACGTTCGACGACGGGTACGCCGACTTCCACGAGCACGCGCTGCCGGTGCTGGCCGACCGGGGGTTCACCGCGACGGTGTTCGTGACCACCGGCTGGCTGGCCGACGCGGGCGAGGCGGCGGCGGGCCGGCCGCTGGACCGGATGCTGGCGTGGTCGCAGGTCCGCGAGGCCGCCGGCGAGGGCGTCGAGATCGGCGGGCACAGCCACAGCCACCCGCAGCTCGACCAGCTCCCCGGCCCGGCGCTGGCCGACGAGCTGATCCGCAGCAAGGACCTGCTGGAGCAGCGCCTCGGCCGCCCGGTCGCCACGATGGCCTACCCCTACGGCTACTCCAGCCGGCGGGTGCGGCGGGCGGTCGCGGCGGCCGGATACCGCTCGGCGTGCGCGGTGGCCAACCGGCTGCCGCGCGGGGAGAACGTGCTGGCCCTCCCCCGGCTCACGGTGCGGTGGGGCATGGGGCCGGAGGCGTTCGCGCGGGTGGTGCACGGCACGGCCCTGACCCGGACGTACGCCGTGGACCGCGCCCTGACCAGGGGGTACGCGGTGGTGCGCCGGGTCCGGTACGCGGCCCGGAGGGCGGTGCGATGA
- a CDS encoding glycosyltransferase family 2 protein, with protein sequence MNISVVICAYTERRWDDILAAVTSVRAQRHAPHEIILVVDHNPALRDRLTAALRDLVVVPNTHARGLSGGKNTGVAAASGDVVAFLDDDAVAAPGWLAAFAKHYDDPAVAGVGGRTLALWPGSPSAAELRDPGHPLLNAAVPAECGRRPGWFPAEFDWTVGCTYEGMTPGPIRNLMGGNASFRREAFAVAGGFAEGIGRTFHRRPLGCEETEFCIRLRQRGPGAELVYDPDAVIWHRVPPERARFAYFRRRCYAEGLSKALVTRSVGAQDGLASERAHALRTLPRGVRRGLGRAARGEAAGLGRAAAITLGLAWTTWGYAVGTAAVRRPPRRTAAMAEARR encoded by the coding sequence ATGAACATCTCGGTCGTGATCTGCGCGTACACCGAGCGGCGCTGGGACGACATCCTGGCCGCGGTGACGTCGGTGCGCGCCCAGCGGCACGCGCCGCACGAGATCATCCTGGTCGTCGACCACAATCCGGCGCTGCGGGACCGGCTGACGGCGGCGCTGCGGGACCTCGTGGTGGTGCCGAACACGCACGCCCGCGGCCTGTCCGGCGGCAAGAACACCGGGGTCGCGGCCGCCAGCGGCGACGTGGTGGCGTTCCTGGACGACGACGCGGTGGCCGCGCCGGGCTGGCTGGCGGCGTTCGCCAAGCACTACGACGACCCGGCGGTGGCCGGGGTGGGGGGCCGGACGCTGGCGCTGTGGCCGGGGTCGCCGTCCGCCGCGGAACTGCGGGACCCCGGGCATCCGCTGCTGAACGCCGCCGTCCCCGCCGAGTGCGGGCGGCGGCCCGGCTGGTTCCCCGCCGAGTTCGACTGGACGGTCGGCTGCACCTACGAGGGCATGACGCCGGGGCCGATCCGCAACCTGATGGGCGGGAACGCCTCGTTCCGGCGGGAGGCGTTCGCGGTGGCCGGGGGGTTCGCCGAGGGCATCGGCCGCACCTTCCACCGCCGGCCGCTGGGCTGCGAGGAGACCGAGTTCTGCATCCGGCTGCGGCAGCGCGGCCCCGGAGCGGAACTGGTGTACGACCCGGACGCGGTGATCTGGCATCGGGTGCCGCCCGAGCGCGCCCGGTTCGCCTACTTCCGCCGGCGCTGCTACGCCGAGGGCCTGTCGAAGGCCCTGGTCACCCGGAGCGTCGGCGCCCAGGACGGGCTGGCCAGCGAACGCGCCCACGCGCTGCGCACCCTGCCGCGCGGGGTCCGGCGCGGCCTGGGGCGGGCGGCGCGCGGGGAGGCCGCGGGGCTCGGGCGGGCCGCGGCCATCACGCTCGGGCTGGCGTGGACCACCTGGGGGTACGCGGTGGGCACGGCGGCCGTACGGCGCCCGCCGCGCCGGACCGCCGCGATGGCGGAGGCCCGGCGGTGA
- a CDS encoding GNAT family N-acetyltransferase, translating into MRITVVRPGELGPAELDRWRQLQRCDPELGNPFLAPEFTLGVGRFRRGVRVAVVEDGGEVAAFFPYEAGRAGVGHPVGFGLTDLQGIVAPPDLRLDARRLLKECRLGVWDFDHVLAHQPTFAPFHTVRRAEPVMDLTGGFEAFLTKARAASPKTHKTIRYKERKLGREVGELRYVFDCREAAELDRLMAWKSAQYVRTGRSDRFARPWIVALVRHFHETGFGVLSVLHAGDRPVSAHFGLRCGTVMAGWFPAYDPAFGRYSPGMIGHLKLAEGCAAAGVTEIAMGRGGKEFKEGLTSREIPIAEGRVARPLSRYAAGVALHWARTAPVNRARDAVLGDRRLYDRADRLLKAYARLRSRRAGRP; encoded by the coding sequence ATGCGGATCACCGTGGTCCGGCCGGGCGAGCTCGGCCCGGCCGAACTGGACCGATGGCGGCAGTTGCAGCGCTGCGACCCGGAACTGGGCAACCCGTTCCTGGCGCCGGAGTTCACGCTGGGGGTGGGCCGGTTCCGCCGCGGGGTGCGGGTGGCGGTCGTGGAGGACGGCGGCGAGGTGGCGGCCTTCTTCCCGTACGAGGCGGGCCGCGCGGGGGTCGGCCATCCCGTCGGGTTCGGGCTGACCGACCTGCAGGGCATCGTCGCCCCGCCCGACCTGCGGCTGGACGCCCGGCGGCTGCTCAAGGAGTGCAGGCTCGGCGTGTGGGACTTCGACCACGTCCTGGCGCACCAGCCGACGTTCGCGCCGTTCCACACGGTGCGCCGCGCCGAGCCGGTGATGGACCTGACCGGGGGGTTCGAGGCGTTCCTGACCAAGGCGCGGGCGGCCTCCCCCAAGACCCACAAGACGATCCGTTACAAGGAGCGCAAGCTCGGCCGCGAGGTCGGTGAGCTGCGGTACGTCTTCGACTGCCGGGAGGCCGCCGAGCTGGACCGGCTGATGGCCTGGAAGTCCGCCCAGTACGTGCGGACGGGCCGCAGCGACCGGTTCGCCCGGCCGTGGATCGTGGCGCTGGTGCGGCACTTCCACGAGACCGGGTTCGGGGTGCTGAGCGTGCTGCACGCCGGGGACCGGCCGGTGTCGGCGCACTTCGGGCTGCGCTGCGGGACGGTGATGGCGGGCTGGTTCCCGGCCTACGACCCGGCGTTCGGCAGGTACTCGCCCGGCATGATCGGCCATCTGAAGCTGGCCGAGGGCTGTGCCGCGGCGGGCGTCACCGAGATCGCGATGGGCCGCGGCGGCAAGGAGTTCAAGGAGGGCCTGACCAGCCGGGAGATCCCGATCGCCGAGGGCCGGGTGGCCCGGCCGCTGTCGCGGTACGCGGCGGGCGTGGCGCTGCACTGGGCGCGCACCGCGCCGGTGAACAGGGCGCGCGACGCCGTGCTCGGCGACCGCAGGCTCTACGACCGCGCGGACCGGCTGCTCAAGGCGTACGCCCGGCTGCGCTCGAGGCGGGCGGGGCGCCCATGA
- a CDS encoding glycosyltransferase family 2 protein, translated as MIPTLNEADNLRWLMPRLTAVDEIVIVDGQSTDGTVEVALAIRPDAKIIVEPPAGKGAAMRTGMAAATCDLIIMLDADGSMDPAEFDSFLALLCRGFDFVKGTRYGCGGGSDDLTGLRSLGNRMLTRLANLLYGQHWSDLCYGYVAMRRDAVRRLCLRSTGFEIETEMCVNAVRAGLRIAEVPSHETERRYGQSNLNTFRDGWRVLKTMVRLRFAGPLEQPEPDVAPADPLPALTSAE; from the coding sequence GTGATACCGACCCTCAACGAGGCCGACAACCTGCGCTGGCTGATGCCGCGACTGACCGCCGTCGACGAGATCGTGATCGTCGACGGGCAGTCCACCGACGGCACCGTGGAGGTCGCGCTGGCGATCCGGCCGGACGCGAAGATCATCGTCGAACCGCCGGCCGGAAAGGGCGCGGCGATGCGCACCGGAATGGCCGCGGCGACCTGCGACCTGATCATCATGCTGGACGCCGACGGCAGCATGGACCCGGCCGAATTCGATTCCTTCCTGGCGCTTTTGTGCCGGGGTTTCGACTTCGTGAAGGGGACCCGGTACGGCTGCGGCGGCGGCTCGGACGACCTGACCGGGCTGCGCAGCCTGGGCAACCGGATGCTCACCCGGCTGGCCAACCTGCTGTACGGGCAGCACTGGTCGGACCTGTGCTACGGCTACGTGGCGATGCGGCGCGACGCGGTGCGGCGGCTGTGCCTGCGGTCCACCGGTTTCGAGATCGAGACCGAGATGTGCGTGAACGCGGTGCGCGCCGGGCTGCGGATCGCCGAGGTGCCCAGCCACGAGACCGAGCGCCGGTACGGCCAGTCCAACCTGAACACCTTCCGGGACGGCTGGCGGGTGCTCAAGACGATGGTCCGGCTGCGGTTCGCGGGGCCGCTGGAGCAGCCGGAGCCGGACGTCGCCCCGGCCGATCCGCTGCCCGCCCTGACCAGCGCCGAGTGA